The Amycolatopsis mongoliensis genome includes a window with the following:
- the rpmE gene encoding 50S ribosomal protein L31 has translation MKSGIHPEYVVTNVNCDCGNSFTTRSTKTSGNIHVEICSNCHPFYTGKQKIMDTGGRVARFEARYGKRQKKDADAK, from the coding sequence ATGAAGAGCGGTATTCACCCCGAGTACGTGGTCACGAACGTGAACTGCGACTGCGGAAACAGCTTCACCACGCGCAGCACCAAGACCAGCGGCAACATCCACGTCGAGATCTGCTCGAACTGCCACCCGTTCTACACGGGCAAGCAGAAGATCATGGACACCGGTGGCCGGGTCGCGCGCTTCGAGGCTCGCTACGGCAAGCGTCAGAAGAAGGACGCCGACGCCAAGTAG
- a CDS encoding serine hydrolase domain-containing protein translates to MQNVLNPAELDAALENVHRAGVPGLFAEVRAGDQVWRGAAGVADVDTGRPVTAGLRHRVGSITKTFTAAAVLQQVESGRIGLDTPIGHYLPRLVPGDRGAAITVRMLLDHTSGLAEYLPFAYPSLRAFPDLAKTGPQSFDDHRFTRFDPVDLIELGVAAPAVGTPGGSPGVYSNTNYLLLGELLEHVTGAPAEKVITRNVIERAGLRDTELPAGPYVDGPHSRLYEAWFGMIDPPRDYSDFDMSWVGPAASLISTVADLNRFFRMLLAGEIVGRSSLAQMQRTVRVVSQEGTPIDYGLGLHPMEAPGQDTFWGHGGTVWGGGAIAMIRADGERQMSVALNLQRWNRLGASGAPQPHPIDQALAALYQVAMYGGGGR, encoded by the coding sequence GTGCAGAACGTGCTGAATCCCGCCGAGCTGGACGCCGCCCTCGAGAACGTCCACCGCGCCGGCGTGCCGGGCTTGTTCGCCGAGGTGCGGGCCGGTGACCAGGTCTGGCGCGGCGCCGCCGGGGTCGCCGACGTCGACACCGGCCGTCCCGTCACCGCCGGCCTGCGGCACCGCGTCGGCAGCATCACCAAGACCTTCACCGCCGCCGCCGTGCTGCAGCAGGTCGAGAGCGGCCGGATCGGGCTCGACACCCCGATCGGCCACTACCTCCCGCGGCTGGTCCCCGGAGACCGCGGTGCCGCGATCACGGTCCGGATGCTGCTCGACCACACCAGCGGGCTCGCCGAGTACCTGCCCTTCGCCTACCCCTCGCTCCGCGCGTTCCCCGACTTGGCGAAGACCGGACCCCAGAGCTTCGACGACCACCGCTTCACGCGGTTCGACCCCGTCGACCTGATCGAACTGGGGGTCGCCGCACCCGCCGTCGGCACGCCGGGCGGTTCGCCGGGGGTCTACTCCAACACCAACTACCTGCTCCTCGGCGAACTCCTGGAACACGTGACCGGCGCCCCGGCCGAGAAGGTGATCACCCGGAACGTCATCGAGCGCGCCGGCCTCCGGGACACCGAACTCCCCGCCGGACCGTACGTCGACGGGCCCCATTCGCGGCTCTACGAGGCGTGGTTCGGCATGATCGACCCGCCGCGCGACTACAGCGACTTCGACATGTCCTGGGTGGGGCCGGCCGCCTCGCTGATCTCGACCGTCGCCGACCTCAACCGGTTCTTCCGCATGCTGCTCGCCGGCGAGATCGTCGGCCGGTCGTCGCTGGCGCAGATGCAGCGCACCGTCCGGGTCGTCTCCCAGGAGGGGACGCCGATCGACTACGGCCTCGGCCTGCACCCGATGGAGGCTCCCGGCCAGGACACCTTCTGGGGGCACGGCGGCACGGTCTGGGGCGGCGGAGCGATCGCCATGATTCGCGCCGACGGCGAGCGGCAGATGTCCGTCGCGCTGAACCTGCAGCGGTGGAACCGGCTCGGCGCCTCGGGAGCGCCGCAGCCCCACCCCATCGACCAGGCGCTCGCGGCTCTGTACCAGGTGGCGATGTACGGCGGAGGTGGGCGATGA
- the prfA gene encoding peptide chain release factor 1 codes for MDSSSLKGLLAEHAELETQLADPAVHADQARARKLGRRYAELTPVVRAVHELDTVRDDLAAAREMASEDAEFAAEAEQLSARIPELESKLTELLLPRDPYDGSDVVMEIKSGEGGEESALFAGDLLRMYLRYAERHGWKAEVLDSVDSDLGGFKDVTLSIKTKSVVPDGVWSRLKFEGGVHRVQRVPATESQGRIHTSASGVLIYPEPEEVEVEIDPNDLRIDVFRSSGPGGQSVNTTDSAVRITHLPTGIVVSCQNEKSQIQNRARALQVLQARLQAVAEEEAAAKASDARKSQVRTVDRSERIRTYNFPENRISDHRVNYKAYNLDQVLDGDLDGVLDALATADREERLAASAG; via the coding sequence GTGGATTCGAGCTCGCTCAAGGGGCTGCTCGCCGAACACGCGGAGCTGGAGACCCAGCTGGCGGACCCGGCGGTGCACGCCGACCAGGCGCGCGCCCGCAAGCTCGGCCGCCGCTACGCCGAGCTGACGCCGGTGGTGCGTGCCGTCCACGAGCTGGACACCGTTCGCGACGATCTCGCGGCCGCGCGGGAGATGGCTTCGGAGGACGCGGAGTTCGCCGCCGAGGCCGAGCAGCTGAGCGCGCGGATCCCCGAGCTGGAGTCGAAGCTCACCGAACTGCTGCTGCCGCGCGACCCGTACGACGGCTCCGACGTCGTGATGGAGATCAAGTCCGGCGAAGGCGGCGAGGAGTCGGCCCTGTTCGCCGGCGACCTGCTGCGGATGTACCTGCGCTACGCCGAGCGCCACGGCTGGAAGGCCGAGGTCCTCGACTCAGTCGACTCCGACCTGGGCGGCTTCAAGGACGTCACGCTGTCGATCAAGACCAAGTCGGTCGTCCCCGACGGCGTCTGGTCCCGGCTGAAGTTCGAGGGCGGCGTGCACCGCGTCCAGCGCGTGCCGGCGACCGAGTCGCAGGGCCGGATCCACACGTCGGCGTCCGGGGTGCTGATCTACCCGGAGCCGGAGGAGGTCGAGGTCGAGATCGACCCGAACGACCTGCGCATCGACGTGTTCCGGTCCTCGGGCCCGGGCGGCCAGAGCGTCAACACGACGGACTCGGCGGTCCGGATCACCCACCTGCCGACGGGCATCGTCGTGTCCTGCCAGAACGAGAAGTCCCAGATCCAGAACCGCGCGCGGGCCCTGCAGGTGCTGCAGGCCCGGCTGCAGGCGGTCGCGGAGGAAGAGGCGGCGGCGAAGGCGTCGGACGCCCGCAAGTCCCAGGTCCGCACGGTCGACCGGTCGGAGCGGATCCGGACGTACAACTTCCCGGAGAACCGCATCTCGGACCACCGGGTCAACTACAAGGCGTACAACCTGGACCAGGTCCTCGACGGGGACCTGGACGGCGTCCTCGACGCACTGGCGACGGCCGATCGCGAAGAGCGCCTGGCCGCTTCCGCCGGCTGA
- a CDS encoding TetR/AcrR family transcriptional regulator yields the protein MTGRRRWSTEEILDTAAELLRTGDAESFSVRKLAAALGTDSSSLYRHFRNKTELLRAVADRILVAAMDGYRPEGDWKQRLTATALRLREAFGRHPQIAAIWGRYASGGAGSRLVMEEVLQALRTSGLPDEEIPARYHRLAILIAALIASEAGVSMVTPTEHEQGMEQFRVAVLGADPERFPALSHFAREVRPLGEDRRAAFEELLAAQIAQIEAGIP from the coding sequence ATGACGGGCCGAAGGCGTTGGTCGACCGAAGAAATCCTGGACACGGCGGCGGAACTCCTACGCACCGGCGACGCCGAGTCGTTCAGCGTGCGCAAGCTCGCCGCGGCGCTCGGGACCGATTCCTCCAGCCTCTACCGGCACTTCCGCAACAAGACCGAACTGCTGCGCGCGGTCGCCGACCGGATCCTCGTGGCCGCCATGGACGGCTACCGCCCCGAGGGCGACTGGAAACAGCGCCTCACCGCCACGGCGCTGCGCCTGCGGGAGGCTTTCGGCCGGCACCCGCAGATCGCCGCGATCTGGGGACGCTACGCGTCAGGCGGCGCCGGGTCCCGGCTCGTCATGGAAGAGGTGCTGCAGGCGCTGCGCACGTCGGGGCTGCCCGACGAAGAGATCCCGGCGCGCTACCACCGGCTCGCGATCCTCATCGCCGCGTTGATCGCCTCCGAGGCCGGGGTCAGCATGGTGACCCCCACCGAGCACGAGCAGGGCATGGAACAGTTCCGCGTCGCGGTGCTGGGCGCGGACCCCGAACGCTTCCCGGCCTTGTCCCACTTCGCCCGCGAGGTGCGCCCCCTCGGGGAAGACCGCCGCGCCGCGTTCGAAGAACTCCTCGCCGCCCAGATCGCCCAGATCGAAGCCGGAATCCCCTGA
- the rho gene encoding transcription termination factor Rho: protein MSNTDLLSDVGSSAAESNGTTPAPKKTVGGLTGKTVAELRSLAGELGVGETTGMRKGDLIAAIRERQGKSRKRAAAETLPLEGVGEPVKAPKREPKAEAPSAPAEAKPEPKAEAPVASAPAVDAPPQAERPQQDKQDGQQGQDGQPEEGGRGRRRRGSNRAAGSPEGQGGGDRQQQGDRQGGGDRQQGDRQQGQGGGGSNRDQQRQGGGRSDNRQDGNRQRNQQDGGGRGQDNRDNRAQQQDDDEEGGRRGRRFRDRRRRGSGGGQRDAGSPDTEIREDDVLLPVAGILDVLDNYAFVRTSGYLAGPNDVYVSLSLVRKYGLRRGDAITGVVRQPRDGEQQRQKFNPLVRVDSINGLEPDEAKRRPDFTKLTPLYPNERLRLETESHKLTTRVIDLIMPVGKGQRALIVSPPKAGKTTIMQDIANAISTNNPECHLMVVLVDERPEEVTDMQRSVKGEVIASTFDRPPSDHTSVAELSIERAKRLVEMGHDVVVLLDSITRLGRAYNLAAPASGRILSGGVDSTALYPPKRFLGAARNIENGGSLTIFATAMVETGSTMDTVIFEEFKGTGNAELKLDRKIAERRVFPAVDVNPSGTRKDELLLSPDELAVTVKLSRVLHALDSQQAIDLLISRLRKTKTNVEFLMQVSKTALGGGEDD, encoded by the coding sequence GTGAGCAACACCGATCTTTTGAGCGACGTGGGTAGCAGCGCCGCGGAGTCGAACGGCACCACCCCCGCTCCCAAGAAGACGGTCGGCGGGTTGACCGGGAAGACCGTGGCGGAACTGCGTTCGCTGGCTGGGGAGCTCGGCGTCGGTGAGACGACGGGCATGCGCAAGGGCGACCTGATCGCCGCGATCCGTGAGCGTCAGGGCAAGTCTCGCAAGCGTGCGGCTGCCGAGACCCTGCCGCTGGAGGGCGTCGGCGAGCCGGTGAAGGCCCCGAAGCGCGAGCCGAAGGCCGAGGCGCCGTCGGCGCCGGCCGAGGCCAAGCCGGAGCCGAAGGCCGAGGCCCCCGTGGCGAGCGCCCCGGCGGTGGACGCCCCGCCGCAGGCCGAGCGCCCGCAGCAGGACAAGCAGGACGGCCAGCAGGGCCAGGACGGCCAGCCCGAGGAGGGCGGCCGCGGCCGGCGTCGTCGCGGCTCGAACCGCGCCGCCGGGTCGCCCGAGGGCCAGGGTGGTGGCGACCGTCAGCAGCAGGGTGACCGCCAGGGCGGCGGGGACCGGCAGCAGGGCGACCGCCAGCAGGGCCAGGGTGGTGGCGGGAGCAACCGCGACCAGCAGCGCCAGGGCGGCGGCCGCAGCGACAACCGCCAGGACGGCAACCGCCAGCGCAACCAGCAGGACGGCGGTGGCCGCGGCCAGGACAACCGCGACAACCGCGCCCAGCAGCAGGACGACGACGAGGAAGGCGGCCGCCGCGGCCGTCGCTTCCGCGACCGTCGTCGCCGGGGCAGTGGCGGCGGCCAGCGCGACGCCGGCTCGCCGGACACCGAGATCCGCGAGGACGACGTCCTGCTGCCCGTCGCGGGCATCCTGGACGTGCTCGACAACTACGCGTTCGTGCGGACCTCCGGCTACCTCGCCGGCCCGAACGACGTGTACGTCTCGCTTTCGCTGGTCCGCAAGTACGGCCTGCGCCGCGGTGACGCCATCACCGGCGTCGTGCGCCAGCCGCGTGACGGCGAGCAGCAGCGGCAGAAGTTCAACCCGCTGGTGCGCGTCGACTCGATCAACGGCCTGGAGCCGGACGAGGCCAAGCGGCGTCCCGACTTCACCAAGCTGACCCCGCTGTACCCGAACGAGCGGCTGCGCCTCGAGACCGAGTCGCACAAGCTCACGACCCGCGTGATCGACCTGATCATGCCGGTCGGCAAGGGGCAGCGCGCCCTGATCGTGTCGCCGCCGAAGGCCGGTAAGACCACGATCATGCAGGACATCGCGAACGCGATCTCCACGAACAACCCCGAGTGCCACCTGATGGTCGTCCTGGTCGACGAGCGTCCGGAAGAGGTCACCGACATGCAGCGCTCGGTGAAGGGCGAGGTCATCGCCTCGACCTTCGACCGGCCGCCGTCCGACCACACGTCGGTCGCGGAGCTGTCGATCGAGCGGGCCAAGCGCCTGGTCGAGATGGGCCACGACGTCGTCGTGCTGCTCGACTCGATCACCCGGCTCGGCCGCGCGTACAACCTGGCGGCCCCGGCGTCCGGCCGGATCCTGTCCGGTGGTGTCGACTCGACCGCGCTCTACCCGCCGAAGCGGTTCCTCGGCGCGGCGCGCAACATCGAGAACGGCGGCTCGCTGACCATCTTCGCCACGGCGATGGTGGAGACCGGCTCGACGATGGACACGGTCATCTTCGAGGAGTTCAAGGGCACCGGTAACGCGGAGCTCAAGCTCGACCGGAAGATCGCCGAGCGCCGCGTGTTCCCGGCGGTCGACGTCAACCCGTCCGGTACCCGCAAGGACGAGCTGCTGCTCTCGCCGGACGAGCTCGCGGTCACCGTGAAGCTGAGCCGGGTGCTGCACGCACTCGACTCGCAGCAGGCCATCGACCTGCTGATCTCGCGGCTGCGGAAGACGAAGACCAACGTCGAGTTCCTGATGCAGGTCTCGAAGACCGCCCTCGGTGGCGGCGAGGACGACTGA